A genomic region of Colletotrichum destructivum chromosome 1, complete sequence contains the following coding sequences:
- a CDS encoding Putative RNase P, subunit Pop3, which translates to MATQLRKKLVYSVDSPFSATHWPDVTPEDQDAILELLISLLYPLGQYRQRHIKPSEGKRTAKRKRTAPGATSTEPVKSERPPAPELASFIDVGLVAITRNLEKLAAGQQGFEGTSKHDNATANSPSPYSIIFVARSGQPSAFNCQLPQMVAVASKSSPSEPPTRLVGYSRPCAEKLSACLGIPRASAVGIRVGAPMSKALVDYVQQHVSPVRVAWLDEAEKAVYRPTQLKIDEKMVPAKKSGKA; encoded by the exons ATGGCTACGCAACTGCGGAAGAAGCTGGTGTATTCGGTTGACAGCCCCTTCTCTGCAACACATTG GCCAGATGTTACCCCTGAAGATCAAGATGCAATTCTAGAACTTCTCATCAG CCTTTTGTACCCTCTGGGCCAATACCGTCAGAGGCACATCAAGCCCTCAGAAGGCAAGCGTACAGCCAAGAGAAAGAGAACGGCACCGGGTGCAACCTCGACCGAACCGGTCAAGAGCGAACGCCCGCCAGCACCGGAACTAGCCTCcttcatcgacgtcggcctaGTGGCAATTACACGCAACCTTGAAAAGCTTGCAGCAGGTCAGCAGGGTTTCGAGGGTACCTCCAAACACGATAACGCCACGGCGAACTCGCCTAGCCCGTACTCTATTATCTTTGTTGCTCGCTCGGGTCAGCCCTCCGCCTTCAACTGCCAACTCCCCCAGATGGTCGCCGTTGCTTCCAAGAGCTCGCCGTCTGAGCCTCCAACGCGGCTTGTAGGTTATTCGAGGCCGtgcgccgagaagctcagTGCTTGCCTAGGTATTCcaagggcctcggcggttGGAATACGGGTCGGTGCTCCCATGTCCAAAGCTCTGGTCGATTACGTTCAGCAACACGTCTCTCCCGTCAGAGTGGCTTGGCTTGATGAGGCTGAGAAAGCTGTGTATCGTCCTACACAGTTGAAGATAGACGAGAAGATGgtgccggcgaagaagagcgGCAAGGCTTGA